From the Primulina tabacum isolate GXHZ01 chromosome 3, ASM2559414v2, whole genome shotgun sequence genome, one window contains:
- the LOC142541111 gene encoding methyl-CpG-binding domain-containing protein 7 isoform X1 codes for MKRHTITPRPSNSLLVPLPTRRRMAVAPLPPGWGIKEVPRSDGYHSDMYYYEAETARKFRSMKEVERYLNGEQYTPRRSPRKMTLHNHMLRLDDGELKESHLEIVASTACKTPSVLPNGWIVKKVPRKYDTRIIDKYYYEPETRKMFRSLVSVERYLAELEENVPLLKVLEEIKENKPLSKFFKLQSRKKTSGNSSQGSSFVAPPMKVNWVLSSTKGDAWSPFVSDTLVPDSVKQQWTDRFVELMNEGTSFVPSSNHRGKLLMVRGIQSQQMCNSDVCTVSLLFF; via the exons ATGAAACGACACACCATCACTCCCAGACCGTCGAACTCATTGCTTGTGCCGCTGCCGACCCGCCGTCGGATGGCGGTGGCGCCGCTCCCACCTGGATGGGGAATCAAAGAAGTGCCCCGTTCTGATGGCTATCATTCTGACATG TACTACTATGAAGCGGAGACTGCGCGCAAATTCAGGTCAATGAAAGAAGTTGAAAGATATCTTAACGGGGAACAATATACCCCACGTAGATCCCCCAGGAAGATGACTCTTCACAATCAT ATGCTGAGACTAGATGACGGTGAACTAAAGGAAAGTCATTTGGAAATTGTGGCTTCCACTGCTTGCAAGACACCCTCTGTTCTGCCGAACGGATGGATTGTGAAAAAGGTACCTCGAAAATATGATACACGAATCATCGACAAG TACTACTATGAACCTGAAACGAGAAAGATGTTCCGATCCCTAGTTTCTGTTGAGAGGTATCTGGCAGAATTGGAAGAAAACGTCCCCTTATTGAAGGTGCtagaagaaataaaggaaaataaaCCCCTTTCAAAGTTTTTTAAACTTCAGAGCCGTAAAAAG ACTTCTGGAAATAGTTCTCAAGGTTCTTCCTTTGTTGCACCACCAATGAAAGTCAATTGGGTTCTTTCTAGTACAAAGGGAGATGCCTGGAGCCCTTTTGTTTCCGACACGTTGGTTCCAGATTCTGTTAAGCAGCAGTGGACTGATAGATTCGTTGAATTAATGAATGAAGGAACCAGCTTTGTTCCTAGCTCCAATCATCGGGGTAAATTG TTGATGGTTAGAGGAATCCAATCTCAGCAGATGTGTAACTCTGATGTGTGTACAGTTTCACTGCTGTTTTTCTAG
- the LOC142541111 gene encoding methyl-CpG-binding domain-containing protein 7 isoform X2, whose product MKRHTITPRPSNSLLVPLPTRRRMAVAPLPPGWGIKEVPRSDGYHSDMYYYEAETARKFRSMKEVERYLNGEQYTPRRSPRKMTLHNHMLRLDDGELKESHLEIVASTACKTPSVLPNGWIVKKYYYEPETRKMFRSLVSVERYLAELEENVPLLKVLEEIKENKPLSKFFKLQSRKKTSGNSSQGSSFVAPPMKVNWVLSSTKGDAWSPFVSDTLVPDSVKQQWTDRFVELMNEGTSFVPSSNHRGKLLMVRGIQSQQMCNSDVCTVSLLFF is encoded by the exons ATGAAACGACACACCATCACTCCCAGACCGTCGAACTCATTGCTTGTGCCGCTGCCGACCCGCCGTCGGATGGCGGTGGCGCCGCTCCCACCTGGATGGGGAATCAAAGAAGTGCCCCGTTCTGATGGCTATCATTCTGACATG TACTACTATGAAGCGGAGACTGCGCGCAAATTCAGGTCAATGAAAGAAGTTGAAAGATATCTTAACGGGGAACAATATACCCCACGTAGATCCCCCAGGAAGATGACTCTTCACAATCAT ATGCTGAGACTAGATGACGGTGAACTAAAGGAAAGTCATTTGGAAATTGTGGCTTCCACTGCTTGCAAGACACCCTCTGTTCTGCCGAACGGATGGATTGTGAAAAAG TACTACTATGAACCTGAAACGAGAAAGATGTTCCGATCCCTAGTTTCTGTTGAGAGGTATCTGGCAGAATTGGAAGAAAACGTCCCCTTATTGAAGGTGCtagaagaaataaaggaaaataaaCCCCTTTCAAAGTTTTTTAAACTTCAGAGCCGTAAAAAG ACTTCTGGAAATAGTTCTCAAGGTTCTTCCTTTGTTGCACCACCAATGAAAGTCAATTGGGTTCTTTCTAGTACAAAGGGAGATGCCTGGAGCCCTTTTGTTTCCGACACGTTGGTTCCAGATTCTGTTAAGCAGCAGTGGACTGATAGATTCGTTGAATTAATGAATGAAGGAACCAGCTTTGTTCCTAGCTCCAATCATCGGGGTAAATTG TTGATGGTTAGAGGAATCCAATCTCAGCAGATGTGTAACTCTGATGTGTGTACAGTTTCACTGCTGTTTTTCTAG
- the LOC142541111 gene encoding methyl-CpG-binding domain-containing protein 7 isoform X3: protein MKRHTITPRPSNSLLVPLPTRRRMAVAPLPPGWGIKEVPRSDGYHSDMYYYEAETARKFRSMKEVERYLNGEQYTPRRSPRKMTLHNHMLRLDDGELKESHLEIVASTACKTPSVLPNGWIVKKVPRKYDTRIIDKYYYEPETRKMFRSLVSVERYLAELEENVPLLKVLEEIKENKPLSKFFKLQSRKKTSGNSSQGSSFVAPPMKVNWVLSSTKGDAWSPFVSDTLVPDSVKQQWTDRFVELMNEGTSFVPSSNHRGKLVSKTC, encoded by the exons ATGAAACGACACACCATCACTCCCAGACCGTCGAACTCATTGCTTGTGCCGCTGCCGACCCGCCGTCGGATGGCGGTGGCGCCGCTCCCACCTGGATGGGGAATCAAAGAAGTGCCCCGTTCTGATGGCTATCATTCTGACATG TACTACTATGAAGCGGAGACTGCGCGCAAATTCAGGTCAATGAAAGAAGTTGAAAGATATCTTAACGGGGAACAATATACCCCACGTAGATCCCCCAGGAAGATGACTCTTCACAATCAT ATGCTGAGACTAGATGACGGTGAACTAAAGGAAAGTCATTTGGAAATTGTGGCTTCCACTGCTTGCAAGACACCCTCTGTTCTGCCGAACGGATGGATTGTGAAAAAGGTACCTCGAAAATATGATACACGAATCATCGACAAG TACTACTATGAACCTGAAACGAGAAAGATGTTCCGATCCCTAGTTTCTGTTGAGAGGTATCTGGCAGAATTGGAAGAAAACGTCCCCTTATTGAAGGTGCtagaagaaataaaggaaaataaaCCCCTTTCAAAGTTTTTTAAACTTCAGAGCCGTAAAAAG ACTTCTGGAAATAGTTCTCAAGGTTCTTCCTTTGTTGCACCACCAATGAAAGTCAATTGGGTTCTTTCTAGTACAAAGGGAGATGCCTGGAGCCCTTTTGTTTCCGACACGTTGGTTCCAGATTCTGTTAAGCAGCAGTGGACTGATAGATTCGTTGAATTAATGAATGAAGGAACCAGCTTTGTTCCTAGCTCCAATCATCGGGGTAAATTGGTATCTAAAACTTG TTGA
- the LOC142541111 gene encoding methyl-CpG-binding domain-containing protein 7 isoform X4, with translation MKRHTITPRPSNSLLVPLPTRRRMAVAPLPPGWGIKEVPRSDGYHSDMYYYEAETARKFRSMKEVERYLNGEQYTPRRSPRKMTLHNHMLRLDDGELKESHLEIVASTACKTPSVLPNGWIVKKVPRKYDTRIIDKYYYEPETRKMFRSLVSVERYLAELEENVPLLKVLEEIKENKPLSKFFKLQSRKKTSGNSSQGSSFVAPPMKVNWVLSSTKGDAWSPFVSDTLVPDSVKQQWTDRFVELMNEGTSFVPSSNHRVDG, from the exons ATGAAACGACACACCATCACTCCCAGACCGTCGAACTCATTGCTTGTGCCGCTGCCGACCCGCCGTCGGATGGCGGTGGCGCCGCTCCCACCTGGATGGGGAATCAAAGAAGTGCCCCGTTCTGATGGCTATCATTCTGACATG TACTACTATGAAGCGGAGACTGCGCGCAAATTCAGGTCAATGAAAGAAGTTGAAAGATATCTTAACGGGGAACAATATACCCCACGTAGATCCCCCAGGAAGATGACTCTTCACAATCAT ATGCTGAGACTAGATGACGGTGAACTAAAGGAAAGTCATTTGGAAATTGTGGCTTCCACTGCTTGCAAGACACCCTCTGTTCTGCCGAACGGATGGATTGTGAAAAAGGTACCTCGAAAATATGATACACGAATCATCGACAAG TACTACTATGAACCTGAAACGAGAAAGATGTTCCGATCCCTAGTTTCTGTTGAGAGGTATCTGGCAGAATTGGAAGAAAACGTCCCCTTATTGAAGGTGCtagaagaaataaaggaaaataaaCCCCTTTCAAAGTTTTTTAAACTTCAGAGCCGTAAAAAG ACTTCTGGAAATAGTTCTCAAGGTTCTTCCTTTGTTGCACCACCAATGAAAGTCAATTGGGTTCTTTCTAGTACAAAGGGAGATGCCTGGAGCCCTTTTGTTTCCGACACGTTGGTTCCAGATTCTGTTAAGCAGCAGTGGACTGATAGATTCGTTGAATTAATGAATGAAGGAACCAGCTTTGTTCCTAGCTCCAATCATCGGG TTGATGGTTAG